One region of Oncorhynchus nerka isolate Pitt River linkage group LG22, Oner_Uvic_2.0, whole genome shotgun sequence genomic DNA includes:
- the june gene encoding junE proto-oncogene, AP-1 transcription factor subunit, producing MTAKMETPFYHDESLGVPHNFGQHHADYQRYQSHKMMSKKVAHNFSGGSHSSSGLKLSQSQPGSNCNINPNNLGGINSNTNSSLMPGCLSDMNLLKLASPDLEHLIIQSNQGLVTTSPVPNPNGGNPFMYRNNATNEQEGFADGFVKALADLHKQNQLVGAPMSPSSSMQGPYQRNIMSAGDLPIYTNLSSYNPNHPSHISSSYPGGQMPGGYPCHGPHGPGGQGPHHPHNRGLDAPQTVPEIRHPPGDPTSSPPSLSPIDLETQERIKAERKKLRNRIAASKCRKRKLERISRLEEKVKVLKTQNCDLTSTASVLREQVAQLKQKVMNHVTNGCQIAVSSAALQSKSTGERESTSC from the coding sequence ATGACGGCTAAAATGGAAACTCCTTTCTACCATGACGAGTCCCTAGGTGTTCCTCACAATTTCGGACAACACCATGCCGATTACCAACGTTACCAGAGCCACAAGATGATGAGTAAGAAGGTGGCACATAACTTCTCAGGCGGTTCCCACAGCAGCTCTGGCCTGAAACTGTCACAAAGCCAGCCGGGGAGTAACTGCAATATCAATCCTAATAATCTGGGAGGGATtaacagcaacacaaacagcTCGTTAATGCCCGGCTGCTTGTCAGATATGAACCTTCTGAAGCTAGCCTCCCCTGACCTCGAGCACCTCATCATCCAGTCTAACCAGGGCCTAGTGACGACATCTCCTGTCCCCAACCCTAACGGAGGTAACCCCTTCATGTACCGGAACAACGCCACTAACGAACAGGAGGGTTTTGCCGATGGGTTCGTCAAAGCCCTGGCGGATCTTCATAAACAGAACCAGCTGGTTGGAGCTCCcatgtccccttcctcctctatGCAAGGCCCCTACCAGAGGAACATCATGTCTGCAGGAGACCTGCCCATCTATACCAACCTCAGCAGCTACAACCCCAACCACCCCAGCCATATATCATCATCCTACCCAGGGGGCCAGATGCCCGGCGGCTACCCATGCCACGGCCCCCACGGACCCGGAGGCCAGGGACCCCACCATCCTCACAACAGGGGGTTGGACGCCCCTCAGACTGTCCCAGAGATACGTCACCCTCCCGGGgaccccacctcctcccctccctcgctctctcccatcGACCTGGAGACCCAGGAGAGGATCAAGGCCGAGAGGAAGAAACTACGTAACCGGATCGCGGCGTCTAAGTGTCGTAAAAGGAAGCTGGAGCGGATCTCCAGGCTAGAGGAGAAGGTGAAGGTTCTGAAGACCCAGAACTGTGACCTGACCTCCACCGCCTCGGTCCTGAGGGAACAGGTGGCTCAGCTCAAACAGAAAGTCATGAATCACGTCACCAACGGCTGCCAAATTGCAGTCAGCTCAGCAGCCCTACAGTCCAAGAGCaccggggagagggagagcaccaGCTGCTGA